The Salmonella enterica subsp. houtenae serovar Houten genome has a segment encoding these proteins:
- a CDS encoding Head decoration protein: MSFTTTIEKRADNRIFAGNDPAHTATGVSGITAATPMLTPLMLDDTTGKLVAWDGQKAGTAVGVLALELDGSENLLTYWKSGTFATESLAWPKSVDAIKQANAFAGSAVSHAALP, from the coding sequence ATGTCATTTACCACCACTATTGAGAAACGTGCGGATAACCGCATTTTCGCCGGTAACGATCCGGCACATACCGCAACGGGAGTCAGCGGGATAACGGCGGCCACACCGATGCTGACGCCCCTGATGCTGGATGATACCACCGGGAAACTGGTGGCCTGGGACGGGCAGAAGGCCGGAACGGCGGTCGGGGTTCTGGCCCTTGAGCTGGACGGGTCGGAAAACCTGCTGACGTACTGGAAGAGCGGCACCTTTGCCACAGAATCACTGGCATGGCCGAAGAGTGTGGATGCCATTAAGCAGGCAAATGCATTCGCCGGAAGCGCCGTCAGTCACGCCGCTTTACCGTAA
- a CDS encoding head protein, translating to MGLFTTRQLLGYTEQKVKFNPLFLSLFFRRTVTFPTQEVMLDKITGKTPIAAYVSPVVGGKVLRNRGGETRVLRPGYVKPKHEVNYAQVVERLPGEDPARLNDPAYRRLRILTDNLKQEEKAIVQVEEMQAVSAVLNGKYTMQGEQFDTVEVDFGRSAGNNIIQATGKKWSEQDRETFDPTYDLDMYCDQASGLINIAVMDGKVWRLLNGFKLFREKLDTRRGSNSQLETAVKDLGAVVSFKGYYGDLAIVVAKTSYVADNGTEKRYLPEGTLVLGNTAAEGIRCYGAIQDSQALAEGIVAATRYPKHWLTVGDPANEYTMTQSAPLMVLPDPDEFVIVTVG from the coding sequence ATGGGATTGTTTACCACCCGCCAGTTGCTGGGTTATACCGAGCAGAAAGTTAAATTTAACCCACTCTTCCTGAGCCTGTTTTTTCGCCGTACTGTGACATTTCCTACCCAGGAAGTCATGCTGGACAAAATTACCGGAAAAACGCCGATTGCCGCTTATGTATCTCCGGTGGTTGGAGGGAAGGTTCTACGTAACCGCGGTGGGGAAACGCGCGTACTGCGTCCGGGGTATGTCAAACCGAAGCATGAAGTTAACTATGCGCAGGTTGTTGAGCGTCTGCCGGGTGAAGACCCGGCCAGGCTTAACGATCCGGCCTACCGTCGTCTGCGCATTCTGACCGATAACCTGAAGCAGGAAGAGAAGGCCATCGTCCAGGTGGAGGAGATGCAGGCCGTCAGTGCGGTGCTGAACGGGAAATACACCATGCAGGGCGAGCAGTTTGACACCGTGGAGGTGGATTTTGGTCGCTCCGCCGGGAATAACATTATTCAGGCCACAGGTAAAAAATGGTCAGAGCAGGACAGAGAAACCTTTGACCCGACTTATGATCTGGATATGTACTGCGACCAGGCATCCGGTCTGATCAATATTGCCGTGATGGACGGGAAAGTCTGGCGTCTGCTGAACGGTTTTAAGCTGTTCCGTGAAAAACTGGATACACGCCGCGGTTCAAATTCTCAGCTGGAAACGGCGGTGAAGGACCTTGGGGCTGTGGTGTCGTTCAAGGGGTATTACGGAGATTTGGCCATTGTGGTGGCTAAAACATCCTATGTTGCTGATAACGGGACCGAAAAGCGTTACCTGCCTGAAGGGACTCTGGTTCTGGGAAATACGGCGGCAGAAGGTATCCGCTGCTATGGTGCCATTCAGGATTCACAGGCGCTCGCGGAGGGTATTGTTGCCGCCACCCGTTATCCCAAACACTGGCTGACGGTGGGGGACCCGGCGAATGAATATACCATGACGCAGTCTGCGCCGCTGATGGTCCTGCCGGACCCGGATGAGTTTGTCATTGTCACTGTTGGTTAA
- a CDS encoding DNA packaging protein, whose protein sequence is MATKEENIQRLRELATRLGRDPDVSGSAAELSQRVMEWEEEAEAEHLPAVENDSDESIVPSGIGQRSERVLIRALRTLHICAIDPDSNRELDMVMAGNPARISQHDVDELIAAGLIIEL, encoded by the coding sequence ATGGCAACAAAGGAAGAGAATATACAGCGTCTGCGGGAGCTTGCGACGCGGCTTGGTCGTGATCCGGATGTGTCCGGGAGCGCCGCTGAACTCAGCCAGCGAGTCATGGAATGGGAAGAGGAAGCGGAGGCGGAGCATTTGCCTGCTGTGGAAAATGACAGTGATGAATCCATAGTGCCGTCCGGGATCGGGCAAAGATCCGAACGGGTACTTATCAGGGCGCTTCGTACACTACACATCTGCGCCATCGATCCGGACAGTAACCGGGAACTGGATATGGTTATGGCGGGGAACCCGGCGCGTATTTCGCAACACGATGTGGACGAGCTGATTGCTGCAGGACTTATTATTGAACTGTAA
- a CDS encoding tail attachment protein yields the protein MSQSENLFDTAISQADDAILRVMGTVATITSGVLAGATLTGVFDDPESVSYVAGGVRIEGDKPTFFVKTSLTVHLKRPDTLTILGDTFWVDRITPAGGDSSIILLGRGTPPTDNRRRTGGMYERA from the coding sequence ATGTCGCAGTCCGAAAACCTGTTTGATACCGCGATTTCTCAGGCTGATGATGCCATCCTCCGGGTGATGGGAACGGTAGCAACAATAACGTCCGGCGTTCTGGCAGGGGCCACGCTTACGGGCGTATTTGACGATCCTGAAAGTGTGTCGTATGTCGCCGGAGGTGTCCGGATTGAGGGGGACAAGCCTACATTTTTTGTCAAAACATCCCTGACAGTCCATCTGAAGCGCCCGGACACACTAACCATTCTCGGTGACACCTTCTGGGTGGATCGCATCACTCCGGCTGGTGGAGACAGCAGTATTATTCTGCTGGGCAGGGGGACGCCGCCGACGGATAACCGGCGCAGGACGGGAGGAATGTATGAAAGGGCTTGA
- the vmtZ gene encoding Gifsy-1 prophagei VmtZ, giving the protein MKGLENAIRNLNSLDRQMVPRASIWAVNRVAQKAVSVATRKVARETVAGDNQVRGLPLKLVRQRVRLFKAGTDGKRSARIRINRGNLPAIKLGAAQVRMSKRRGKLLYCGSVLKIGPYLFRDAFIQQLANGRWHVMRRVNGKNRYPIDVVKIPLSGPLTQAFESATQSLIDEEIPKQLGYALKQQLRLYLSR; this is encoded by the coding sequence ATGAAAGGGCTTGAAAATGCGATCCGGAATCTGAATAGCCTTGACCGACAGATGGTTCCCCGGGCCAGTATCTGGGCTGTGAATCGCGTGGCGCAGAAAGCTGTTTCAGTGGCAACCCGTAAGGTGGCGCGGGAGACTGTCGCCGGAGATAACCAGGTAAGAGGACTTCCGCTGAAGCTGGTTCGCCAGAGGGTGAGGTTATTTAAAGCCGGTACAGACGGTAAACGCTCTGCCCGGATACGGATTAACCGGGGAAACCTTCCCGCCATAAAGTTGGGCGCTGCACAGGTCAGGATGAGCAAACGGAGGGGCAAACTGCTGTATTGTGGAAGTGTGCTGAAAATCGGGCCATATCTGTTCCGGGATGCCTTTATTCAGCAACTGGCTAACGGACGCTGGCATGTTATGCGACGCGTTAACGGGAAAAACCGTTATCCAATCGATGTAGTGAAAATTCCTCTTTCCGGACCATTGACTCAGGCATTCGAAAGCGCCACACAAAGCTTGATTGACGAGGAAATTCCGAAGCAATTGGGGTATGCCCTGAAACAACAACTGAGGCTTTATCTTTCACGATGA
- a CDS encoding tail protein, with protein MSKHTLIRRAVLEKLESVTGAPVTLFDGLPAFVEQEDLPAIAVWLTDAQYTGLMTDEDDWQATLHTAVFLRAQAPDTELDIWMEEKIFPALEEVSGLERLIDTMTPLGYDYQRDSEMATWGMAEITYRITYTN; from the coding sequence ATGAGCAAACACACATTAATCCGCCGGGCCGTTCTGGAAAAGCTGGAATCCGTGACTGGCGCACCTGTCACTCTTTTTGATGGACTTCCTGCTTTCGTAGAACAGGAAGATTTACCCGCAATAGCTGTCTGGCTGACAGACGCACAGTATACAGGCCTGATGACCGATGAGGATGACTGGCAGGCTACTCTCCATACGGCAGTTTTTCTGAGGGCTCAGGCTCCTGATACAGAGCTTGATATCTGGATGGAAGAAAAAATCTTTCCTGCGCTGGAAGAGGTTAGTGGTCTGGAGCGCCTTATCGATACCATGACCCCGCTGGGTTATGACTACCAGCGTGACAGCGAAATGGCAACGTGGGGGATGGCAGAAATTACTTACCGGATCACCTATACCAACTGA
- a CDS encoding putative tail component of prophage: MGTPNPLVKTKGAGTTFWLYTGSGDAFKNPLADDDWLRLAGIKDLQPGEMSADAEDDDYLDDENADWKSTTQGQKSVGDTTATLAWKPGETGQKKLVELFDTGEVRAFRIRYPNGTVDVFRGWLSSLGKTVTSKEVMTRSVKITGVGRPSLAEEDTPDVVSVSGVTVAPASATVAAGATTTLTFTVKPDNASDKTLQVATADPLIATVTLKDNVATVKGVKAGSVNIVGISSDGSLVAVAAVTVTAS, encoded by the coding sequence ATGGGAACACCAAACCCACTGGTAAAAACGAAAGGCGCCGGAACCACATTCTGGCTGTATACCGGCAGCGGCGATGCGTTTAAAAATCCACTGGCTGATGATGACTGGCTGCGACTGGCAGGTATTAAGGATCTGCAGCCCGGAGAAATGAGTGCAGATGCGGAAGACGATGACTATCTTGATGATGAAAATGCCGACTGGAAAAGCACTACGCAGGGGCAGAAAAGCGTCGGTGACACCACGGCCACGCTGGCCTGGAAACCCGGTGAGACCGGACAGAAAAAACTGGTTGAGCTGTTTGACACCGGCGAAGTTCGCGCCTTCCGTATCAGGTATCCTAACGGGACGGTTGATGTGTTCCGCGGCTGGCTGAGTTCACTGGGTAAAACCGTGACGTCCAAAGAGGTGATGACACGCAGCGTAAAAATCACCGGCGTCGGGCGTCCTTCTCTTGCGGAGGAGGATACACCTGACGTAGTCAGCGTATCCGGCGTGACCGTTGCGCCGGCCAGTGCCACGGTGGCTGCCGGAGCCACCACCACGCTGACATTTACGGTAAAACCTGATAACGCGTCAGATAAAACGCTGCAGGTTGCGACCGCCGATCCGCTGATCGCCACCGTCACGCTGAAGGATAATGTGGCCACGGTTAAAGGCGTGAAGGCGGGCAGCGTGAATATTGTTGGCATCAGCAGTGACGGCAGTCTTGTCGCGGTGGCAGCAGTGACAGTGACGGCGTCATAA
- a CDS encoding minor tail protein, which translates to MFLNTDTFNYGGHSIVLSELSALQRVDYLKFIQQRTADYDAQPETLTEAERQTEFMQMGVDINAWLVSRSLCESKKEEEARALYESVRLEWSYEALGRGADMVLSLSGMRLPASQEDDSGSEKDTTTSEKS; encoded by the coding sequence ATGTTTCTCAATACAGACACCTTTAACTACGGTGGGCATTCCATCGTGCTCAGTGAGCTTTCTGCCCTGCAACGTGTGGATTATCTGAAGTTTATTCAGCAGCGGACGGCAGACTATGACGCACAGCCTGAAACCCTGACGGAAGCAGAGCGTCAGACAGAATTTATGCAGATGGGGGTGGATATTAATGCATGGCTGGTATCCCGCTCCCTGTGTGAAAGCAAAAAAGAGGAGGAGGCCCGCGCCCTGTATGAGTCCGTCAGACTGGAATGGTCTTATGAGGCGCTGGGACGTGGCGCTGATATGGTTCTGTCCCTGAGTGGTATGCGTCTTCCGGCATCGCAGGAAGACGACAGCGGGAGTGAAAAGGACACGACCACGTCGGAAAAGTCCTGA
- a CDS encoding minor tail-like protein, whose translation MRLAREFRRPDWRQMLAEMSATELGEWAEYFGKNSFSDMLLDAEFATLKSLISGLVTGTHHDAEMFSLITDPESLHEKTDDELMILGEGITGGVRYGPDSEPGH comes from the coding sequence ATGCGGCTCGCGCGTGAGTTCCGGCGACCAGACTGGCGGCAGATGCTGGCGGAAATGAGTGCGACAGAGCTGGGTGAGTGGGCGGAGTATTTCGGGAAGAACAGCTTCAGTGACATGTTGCTGGATGCGGAGTTTGCAACGCTGAAATCGCTGATTTCCGGACTGGTTACAGGCACGCATCACGATGCAGAAATGTTCAGCCTGATCACTGATCCTGAGTCGTTGCACGAAAAAACGGATGATGAACTGATGATCCTGGGCGAAGGTATTACCGGAGGTGTCCGCTATGGACCAGATAGCGAACCTGGTCATTGA
- a CDS encoding tail protein yields MDQIANLVIDLSIDSAEFRNEVPRIKKLLNDAAGDSERSAARMQRFLDKQTEATRRTSAGLEQVTASSTAYISSVEKSAAASARLAADVDQTRQRVEALGRKLREEQAQSAAVAAAQDRTSSAFYRQIDSVKQLSGGLQELQRIQAQVRQAKGRGDISQGDYLALVSETARKTRELTDAEALATQKKAQFIRRLKEQTTVQGLSRTELLRVKAAELGVSSAADIYIRKLERTGTATHTLGLKSAAARRELGVLAGELARGNFGALRGSGITLANRAGWIEQLMSPKGMMLGGRAGGVAAAVYGLGKAYYEGAKESETFNKQLILTGSYAGKTTGQLNAMAKSLAGNGVTQHDAAGVLAQVVGSGAFTGQAVAMVSRTATRMQENVGQSVDETIRQFKRLRDDPVNAAKELDRTLHFLTATQLEQIRVLGEQGRVADAAKIAMFAYSEEMNKRMGDVHDNLGWIERAWNAAGDAAKWAWDRMLDIGREDTLDEKIATLQEKIARGSKTPWTVSSSQTEYDQQQLNELQEQKRQKDLLDAKAQAERNYQETQKRRNEQNAALNRDNETESLRHQREVARITAMQYADAAVRNAALERENERHKKALSQQAKKPKTYHNDEARRLLLQYSQQQAQTEGQIAAAKLSTTEKMTEAHKQLLSFQQRIADLSGKKLTADEQSVLAHKNEIALALQKLDISQQDLQHQNALNELKKKTLTLTSQLADEESRVRQQHAMALATMGMGDQQRGRYEEHLKIQQRYQEQLEQLKRDSKTKGTYGSEEYRQAEQALKGSLNRRLAEWADYNSKVDAAQGDWTLGASRALDNFMAQGSNVAGATEQMFTSAFNSMGDGLATFVTTGKLNFKSFTASIVSDLAKISARMAMMQAVKGIGSALGFGVTANATGGVYQSSELSQYSGSIVNRPTFFAFAKGAGVMGEAGPEAILPLRRGADGKLGVVAAGSGGMAMFAPEYNIEIHNDAGNGQIGPQALQAVYNIGKKAAIDFWQQQSRDGGIAGGGR; encoded by the coding sequence ATGGACCAGATAGCGAACCTGGTCATTGATTTAAGTATCGACAGCGCAGAGTTCCGAAACGAAGTTCCGCGCATTAAAAAATTGCTGAACGATGCGGCTGGTGACTCAGAACGTTCAGCGGCCCGGATGCAGCGTTTTCTGGATAAGCAGACGGAGGCGACGCGCCGGACGTCCGCCGGTCTGGAGCAGGTGACTGCCAGCAGTACCGCGTACATTTCCTCTGTGGAGAAAAGCGCAGCGGCCAGCGCGCGTCTGGCGGCGGATGTGGATCAGACGCGACAGCGGGTGGAGGCACTGGGAAGAAAATTGCGTGAGGAACAGGCGCAGTCAGCGGCTGTGGCGGCAGCACAGGACAGGACAAGTTCTGCTTTTTACCGCCAGATTGACAGTGTAAAACAGTTAAGCGGTGGTCTGCAGGAGCTGCAGCGTATCCAGGCGCAGGTACGACAGGCGAAAGGACGCGGAGATATCTCACAGGGCGATTATCTGGCGCTGGTGTCTGAAACCGCCAGGAAGACCCGTGAGCTTACCGATGCCGAAGCGCTGGCCACGCAGAAAAAAGCACAGTTTATACGCCGCCTGAAAGAGCAGACGACGGTACAGGGCCTCTCCCGTACCGAGCTGCTGCGGGTGAAGGCGGCTGAACTGGGTGTCAGCAGCGCCGCAGATATTTATATCCGTAAACTGGAGCGTACCGGAACTGCCACCCATACGCTAGGACTGAAAAGCGCTGCTGCCCGTCGTGAACTGGGCGTGCTGGCTGGTGAGCTGGCCCGTGGGAATTTCGGGGCACTGCGGGGAAGTGGTATTACGCTCGCTAACCGCGCCGGGTGGATCGAGCAACTGATGTCTCCGAAGGGCATGATGCTCGGCGGGCGGGCTGGCGGCGTGGCTGCTGCTGTTTACGGGCTGGGCAAGGCCTACTATGAAGGAGCTAAGGAAAGCGAGACGTTCAATAAACAGCTTATTCTGACCGGGAGTTATGCCGGAAAAACCACAGGCCAGCTTAATGCGATGGCGAAGTCGCTCGCCGGAAATGGCGTCACGCAGCACGACGCTGCAGGCGTGCTGGCACAGGTGGTCGGTAGCGGAGCGTTTACCGGGCAGGCAGTGGCAATGGTATCCCGTACCGCGACCAGAATGCAGGAAAACGTTGGACAATCAGTGGATGAAACCATCCGCCAGTTTAAACGCCTGCGGGATGATCCGGTGAATGCGGCGAAAGAACTGGACAGGACACTGCATTTTCTGACAGCCACCCAGCTTGAACAAATCAGGGTACTGGGCGAGCAGGGAAGAGTGGCTGATGCCGCGAAAATTGCCATGTTCGCGTATTCGGAAGAAATGAATAAGCGGATGGGGGACGTACACGACAATCTGGGCTGGATTGAAAGAGCATGGAATGCTGCCGGTGATGCGGCGAAGTGGGCATGGGATCGGATGCTGGATATCGGGCGGGAAGACACGCTCGATGAAAAGATCGCGACACTGCAGGAAAAAATCGCGCGCGGCAGTAAAACGCCCTGGACGGTGTCTTCCTCCCAGACTGAATACGATCAGCAGCAGCTGAACGAACTTCAGGAACAGAAACGCCAGAAGGACCTGCTGGATGCGAAGGCGCAGGCAGAGCGTAATTATCAGGAAACGCAGAAACGCCGGAACGAGCAGAACGCCGCGCTGAACCGGGATAATGAAACTGAATCCCTGCGGCACCAACGGGAGGTGGCGCGCATTACCGCCATGCAGTATGCCGATGCTGCTGTACGCAATGCCGCACTGGAGCGCGAAAATGAACGTCATAAAAAGGCGTTGTCACAACAGGCGAAAAAGCCAAAGACTTACCACAACGACGAGGCCAGGCGACTGCTTTTGCAGTACAGCCAGCAACAGGCGCAGACTGAAGGGCAGATTGCCGCCGCGAAGCTTTCCACGACCGAAAAAATGACGGAAGCGCATAAGCAGCTTTTGTCATTTCAGCAGCGCATCGCTGATTTGTCCGGTAAAAAACTGACGGCGGATGAACAAAGCGTACTGGCACATAAGAATGAAATTGCGCTTGCGCTACAGAAGCTGGATATCTCACAACAGGATTTGCAACACCAGAATGCCCTTAATGAACTGAAGAAAAAGACGCTCACATTAACCAGCCAGCTCGCTGACGAAGAATCCCGCGTCAGGCAGCAGCACGCAATGGCGCTGGCCACAATGGGTATGGGCGATCAGCAACGAGGTCGGTACGAAGAGCATCTGAAAATTCAGCAGCGCTACCAGGAACAACTGGAGCAGCTTAAGCGCGACAGTAAGACAAAGGGGACATACGGTTCTGAAGAATATCGTCAGGCTGAGCAGGCGCTGAAGGGCAGTCTCAATCGCCGGCTGGCTGAGTGGGCGGATTACAATTCGAAAGTTGACGCTGCGCAGGGAGACTGGACTCTGGGGGCGTCGCGTGCGCTGGATAACTTTATGGCGCAGGGCAGCAACGTGGCGGGCGCAACGGAGCAAATGTTCACATCGGCATTCAACAGTATGGGCGACGGGCTGGCGACGTTCGTTACCACTGGAAAACTAAACTTTAAATCTTTCACCGCATCCATCGTGTCAGATCTGGCAAAAATTTCAGCACGTATGGCAATGATGCAGGCTGTAAAGGGAATCGGATCTGCTCTGGGATTTGGTGTGACAGCCAATGCGACTGGTGGAGTTTATCAGTCTTCTGAACTGAGCCAATACAGCGGCAGCATTGTTAATCGCCCGACATTTTTTGCTTTTGCCAAAGGTGCCGGGGTGATGGGCGAGGCAGGACCGGAGGCAATATTACCACTTCGTCGTGGTGCTGACGGTAAGCTGGGTGTCGTGGCAGCCGGTTCAGGAGGGATGGCGATGTTTGCGCCTGAGTACAACATTGAAATCCACAACGACGCCGGCAACGGACAGATTGGTCCGCAGGCATTACAGGCCGTATATAACATTGGAAAAAAAGCCGCCATTGATTTCTGGCAACAGCAGTCGCGTGACGGGGGTATTGCTGGAGGAGGGCGATAA
- a CDS encoding tail protein: METFNWKIRPDMTVESEPKVTSIKLGDGYEQRRPAGLNSHLAKYNVTVRIRKGEHQNLEAFLSRHGGVKSFLWTPPYTWTQIRVICRKWSISVGSLWVTVTTTFEQVVI; the protein is encoded by the coding sequence ATGGAAACATTTAACTGGAAGATCCGCCCTGATATGACAGTGGAATCAGAACCAAAAGTCACCTCCATAAAACTGGGTGACGGGTATGAACAACGGCGTCCAGCCGGGCTGAACAGCCATCTGGCGAAGTATAACGTAACGGTCCGGATTCGTAAGGGAGAACATCAGAACCTTGAGGCATTTTTATCCCGCCACGGTGGAGTGAAATCCTTTCTCTGGACACCGCCTTATACCTGGACACAAATTCGGGTGATTTGCCGCAAATGGTCGATTAGCGTTGGCTCTCTTTGGGTGACTGTGACCACGACTTTTGAACAGGTTGTTATCTGA
- a CDS encoding Minor tail protein L, which translates to MQDISQDTLNEAAKLAQSARITLWEIDLTQSGGDRYFFCNEANEKGEAVTWQGRKYDVYPVDGCGFEMNGKGAAARPSLKVSNLYGMVTGMVEDLYSLVGATVIRRIVYARFLDAVNFQNGNQEADPEQESVSRWVIEQCSDLTAVSATFVLATPTETDGCVFPGRIMLANTCTWIYRSDECGYTGPAVADEFDNPTADPAKDVCSRCARGCALRDNTGNFGGFLSINKLSQ; encoded by the coding sequence ATGCAGGACATTTCGCAGGATACGCTGAACGAAGCCGCTAAACTGGCGCAGTCCGCCAGGATCACTTTGTGGGAAATCGATCTGACACAGTCTGGCGGTGATCGTTATTTTTTTTGTAACGAGGCGAATGAAAAGGGGGAGGCGGTTACCTGGCAGGGACGGAAATATGACGTTTATCCTGTAGACGGTTGCGGATTTGAAATGAACGGCAAAGGCGCAGCTGCGCGCCCGTCACTGAAGGTATCCAATCTTTACGGTATGGTGACCGGAATGGTGGAGGATTTGTATAGCCTGGTTGGGGCGACGGTCATCCGCAGGATAGTATATGCCCGGTTTCTCGATGCCGTGAATTTTCAAAACGGCAACCAGGAGGCTGACCCGGAGCAGGAATCCGTAAGCCGATGGGTGATCGAGCAGTGCAGTGATCTGACGGCGGTAAGTGCGACATTTGTCCTGGCAACACCGACTGAAACGGACGGATGTGTCTTCCCCGGGCGAATAATGCTGGCCAATACCTGTACATGGATATACCGATCTGACGAATGCGGTTATACGGGACCAGCTGTCGCAGATGAATTTGATAATCCTACCGCCGATCCGGCAAAAGATGTCTGCAGCCGCTGCGCCCGGGGATGCGCCCTGCGTGACAATACCGGAAACTTTGGCGGTTTCCTCTCCATTAATAAACTTTCACAGTAA
- a CDS encoding Tail fiber component K: protein MKEQDILAHARRCAPAESCGFVVRTLAGERYLPCVNISAAPEDYFRMAPEDWLRAETQGEIVALVHSHPGGQPYLSDVDRRLQVQSDLPWWLVCAGQVHKFRCVPHLTGRQFKHGVFDCYTLFRDAYHLAGIDMPDFHRDDDWWRHGDNLYLDNLETTGFYRVSAASAQPGDVLICCFGSSVPNHAAIYCGGGELLHHIPEQLSKRERYTDKWQRRTHSIWRHRAWREFAFTGICNDFAAASACR from the coding sequence ATGAAAGAACAGGATATTCTGGCGCACGCCCGACGGTGTGCGCCTGCGGAGTCATGCGGCTTCGTGGTGAGAACACTCGCGGGAGAACGGTATCTCCCCTGTGTGAATATTTCTGCCGCGCCGGAGGATTATTTCCGTATGGCGCCGGAGGACTGGCTGAGGGCTGAAACGCAGGGGGAGATTGTGGCGCTGGTTCACAGCCATCCTGGCGGTCAGCCTTATCTGAGCGATGTGGACCGCAGGCTGCAGGTTCAAAGCGACCTGCCGTGGTGGCTGGTATGCGCCGGCCAGGTACATAAATTCCGCTGTGTGCCACACCTGACCGGACGACAGTTTAAACATGGGGTTTTTGACTGTTACACGCTGTTCCGTGATGCCTATCATCTGGCGGGGATTGATATGCCGGATTTTCACCGGGACGACGACTGGTGGCGGCATGGTGACAATCTCTATCTGGATAATCTGGAGACGACGGGATTTTACCGTGTCAGCGCAGCCAGTGCGCAGCCCGGCGACGTGCTGATTTGCTGCTTTGGCTCCTCCGTTCCGAACCACGCAGCGATTTACTGCGGCGGCGGAGAGCTGCTGCACCATATTCCTGAACAACTGAGTAAACGTGAGAGGTATACCGACAAATGGCAACGACGCACGCACTCCATCTGGCGACACCGGGCATGGCGCGAATTTGCCTTTACGGGGATCTGCAACGATTTTGCCGCCGCGTCAGCCTGCAGGTAG
- a CDS encoding tail protein: MPGLRQKLNDGWYQVRIAGDDVTADTLTTSLHDPLPPGAVIHIVPRLAGAKSGGVFQAVLGAALIAVAWWNPAGWLGAAAVSGMYMTGASMILGGVAQMLAPKPKMSGMRQTDNGRQNTYFSSLDNMVANGNTLPVLYGEMQVGSRVISQEVSTADEGDGGQVVVIGR; this comes from the coding sequence TTGCCCGGTCTCCGGCAGAAACTGAACGACGGCTGGTATCAGGTACGCATAGCCGGAGACGATGTTACGGCTGATACCCTGACAACCAGCCTGCATGACCCGCTGCCGCCTGGCGCGGTGATTCATATTGTGCCGCGTCTGGCCGGGGCCAAATCTGGCGGGGTGTTTCAGGCGGTGCTTGGTGCGGCGCTGATTGCCGTTGCCTGGTGGAACCCGGCAGGCTGGCTGGGAGCGGCGGCGGTATCCGGCATGTATATGACCGGGGCGTCGATGATTCTGGGCGGTGTGGCGCAGATGCTGGCACCAAAACCCAAAATGTCCGGAATGAGGCAGACCGATAACGGCAGGCAGAACACGTATTTCTCGTCGCTGGATAATATGGTTGCCAACGGTAACACGTTGCCGGTGCTGTACGGCGAGATGCAGGTGGGGTCACGCGTGATTTCCCAGGAAGTCAGTACCGCTGATGAAGGAGATGGTGGTCAGGTTGTGGTGATTGGCCGCTGA